The following coding sequences are from one Thermogemmatispora onikobensis window:
- the gltB gene encoding glutamate synthase large subunit, protein MQHHASADPAYPLYDARWEHDACGTGFIVQISGERSHALVEMALEALARLTHRGAQDADAETGDGAGVLTQLPTELFRAELAAQGITPPEAHALAVGMLFLPPRTHSPQELESSRQIIEQTLAELEIPLLLWRQPPLDVSVLGSQARATLPTISQILLACPDKLTPEEFEASLYYARRLIERRWLEAGLANAYVASLSRHTLVYKGLMAPDTLARFYLDLANPLYTSAFAIFHQRYSTNTFPSWPLAQPFRMLAHNGEINTLLGNRNWMRAREKALTAARWGEKLANLLPVIQEGGSDSAQLDNVLEFLTCSGRDLLHSMQMLVPPAWEQMPELDTAWRAWCEYHAGQIEPWDGPAALVFSDGRFVGAALDRNGLRPARYTLTSNGLLILASEVGVISCEPHEVVEKGRLGPGQMIAVDLERHAVLRDEDIKTLLAQRQPYEQWIDANLVRLTRLSQVVASELCSNGGDQQEPDAEALFQRQLLFGVTNEDVELILRAMVQNAKEPIWSMGDDTPLASLSLRSRSLADYFHQRFAQVTNPPIDPLREQVVMSLDCYLGRRESLLSESPRHAHLIHLETPLLTEAQLETLRHLEEQGFRARTLEATFALTEGPAGLETALARLEREAVAAVQEGIDLLILSDLGTDLEHAPVPMLLAVGAVHQELIRRGLRTSVSLICETGAAWDIHQIALLLGYGAEAIVPAVALATVRALAGERHLESVTPEEAVERYFHGVEEGLRKVMARMGISTVRNIIGGGQFEIVALEPALVERCFAGSPAHPGRIGLEQIARQLIEHHQKLAQPAEQPVTASRAAAGAGAAHQRRKLPEAGYYRYRRDAEYHAFNPLVVRALQKVAQSGDPEDYRRFTELIYGRPPTNIRDLLSFVPRQPIPIEEVEPVETIRARFVVSAMSLGALSPEAHRTIAAAMNSIGGRNNTGEGGEDPDWYYELLEGHPVSSKIKQVASARFGVTTEYLVRAEELEIKMAQGSKPGEGGQLPPNKVTPFIARLRHTAPGVPLISPPPHHDIYSIEDLAQLIYDLRQVNPRARIGVKLVSSKGVGTIAAGVAKAHANYIHIAGHDGGTGASPFQSIKHAGIPWELGLAETQQTLVRNGLRSRVRVRVDGGLKTGRDVVIAAMLGADEFGFGTAVMVSLGCDMARQCHLNTCPAGIATQREDLRAKYTGRPEMVVNYLTLLAQEVREILAQLGVRRLDEIIGRADLLQCPEEVSIELAPILATPAGGFVAPAPPPPGSQVAAQILSEVEQALNGERSVFTQHSIQNADRTVGASLAGEIAHRYGNKGLPGVSVTCTFHGSAGQSFGAFCVPGMRLILNGEANDYVGKGMTGGQIVIMPPPSARYPAHKNIIMGNAVLYGATGGQLFAAGCAGERFAVRNSGALAVVEGVGAHACEYMTGGMVVVLGSTGINFGAGMSAGVAYVLDTEGAFPPRCNTELVELQRINDPDEAEALRKLIVLHRKKTHSWRAAQILAEWDHMQRFFWRVAPRERMQTACDFLGAYPEEKRDAVGS, encoded by the coding sequence ATGCAGCACCATGCTTCTGCTGATCCTGCATATCCGCTCTACGATGCCCGGTGGGAACATGATGCCTGCGGTACAGGCTTTATTGTACAGATTTCCGGAGAGCGCAGTCATGCGCTGGTAGAGATGGCCCTGGAGGCGCTGGCTCGCCTGACCCACAGGGGAGCCCAAGACGCCGATGCCGAGACCGGTGATGGTGCTGGTGTGCTGACCCAGCTGCCCACGGAGCTGTTCCGCGCGGAGCTGGCGGCTCAAGGGATCACGCCGCCCGAGGCTCACGCTCTGGCTGTGGGTATGCTTTTCCTTCCCCCCCGTACGCACTCTCCCCAGGAGCTTGAGAGTAGCCGCCAGATCATTGAGCAGACGCTGGCTGAGTTGGAGATCCCGCTGTTGCTCTGGCGCCAGCCGCCACTCGATGTGAGCGTCCTTGGCTCTCAGGCGCGCGCAACCCTGCCAACAATTTCGCAGATTTTGCTTGCATGTCCAGACAAGCTTACCCCTGAAGAGTTCGAGGCCTCCCTCTATTATGCGCGCCGCCTGATCGAGCGCCGCTGGCTGGAGGCCGGCCTTGCCAATGCCTATGTGGCTTCGCTCTCTCGCCACACCCTGGTCTACAAGGGCCTCATGGCGCCTGATACTCTGGCCCGTTTCTACCTCGACCTGGCCAATCCTCTCTATACCAGCGCTTTTGCTATCTTTCACCAGCGTTACAGTACTAACACCTTCCCGTCCTGGCCTCTGGCCCAGCCGTTCCGCATGCTGGCCCACAACGGCGAGATTAATACCTTGCTCGGTAACCGTAACTGGATGCGGGCGCGCGAGAAAGCCCTGACCGCCGCTCGCTGGGGGGAGAAACTGGCCAATCTGCTGCCGGTCATTCAAGAAGGGGGCAGCGATTCGGCTCAGCTTGACAACGTGCTAGAGTTCTTGACCTGTTCGGGCCGTGACCTGCTGCATAGCATGCAAATGTTGGTCCCACCGGCATGGGAGCAGATGCCCGAGCTGGATACTGCATGGCGGGCCTGGTGCGAGTATCATGCAGGCCAGATTGAACCCTGGGATGGACCGGCGGCTTTGGTCTTCAGCGATGGACGCTTTGTCGGCGCGGCGCTCGACCGTAACGGCCTGCGCCCGGCTCGTTATACCCTGACCTCGAACGGGCTGCTGATTCTGGCCTCCGAGGTTGGAGTAATCTCTTGTGAGCCGCATGAGGTGGTTGAGAAAGGGCGTCTGGGACCGGGACAGATGATCGCTGTTGACCTGGAGCGTCATGCTGTGCTGCGCGACGAGGACATCAAGACGCTGCTGGCTCAGCGCCAGCCGTACGAGCAGTGGATTGACGCCAATCTAGTGCGCTTGACGCGCCTGTCGCAGGTGGTGGCCTCGGAACTGTGTAGCAATGGAGGTGATCAGCAAGAGCCAGATGCCGAAGCCCTTTTCCAGCGTCAGCTGCTCTTTGGGGTGACGAATGAGGATGTTGAGCTGATTCTGCGCGCGATGGTTCAGAACGCCAAAGAGCCGATCTGGAGCATGGGCGATGATACTCCGCTTGCCTCCCTCTCGCTGCGTTCCCGTTCCCTGGCCGATTACTTCCATCAGCGCTTCGCCCAGGTCACCAATCCACCCATTGATCCTTTGCGTGAGCAGGTGGTCATGTCACTGGACTGCTATTTGGGGCGGCGGGAAAGCCTGCTCAGCGAGTCCCCACGCCATGCCCATCTTATCCACCTGGAGACGCCGCTGCTGACTGAGGCGCAGCTGGAGACACTCCGTCATCTGGAGGAGCAAGGCTTTCGGGCGCGCACGCTGGAGGCCACTTTCGCCCTGACTGAGGGACCGGCAGGACTGGAGACCGCTCTGGCGCGTTTGGAGCGCGAGGCGGTAGCAGCTGTTCAGGAAGGCATCGATCTTTTGATTCTGAGCGATCTGGGGACCGATCTGGAGCATGCTCCTGTCCCGATGCTGCTCGCTGTCGGAGCGGTCCATCAGGAGCTGATCCGCCGGGGGCTGCGTACCTCCGTGTCGTTGATTTGTGAGACTGGCGCGGCCTGGGACATTCATCAGATCGCCTTGCTGCTCGGCTATGGAGCGGAGGCCATTGTGCCTGCGGTAGCGCTGGCGACGGTGCGCGCTCTGGCCGGTGAGCGTCATCTGGAGTCAGTCACGCCCGAGGAGGCCGTTGAGCGCTACTTCCACGGAGTGGAGGAGGGCCTGCGCAAGGTCATGGCGCGGATGGGCATCTCGACTGTGCGCAACATCATTGGCGGCGGCCAGTTCGAGATCGTGGCCCTGGAGCCTGCCCTGGTCGAGCGCTGCTTTGCTGGCTCGCCGGCCCATCCGGGCAGGATTGGGCTGGAGCAGATTGCGCGCCAGCTGATCGAACACCATCAGAAGCTGGCCCAGCCGGCTGAGCAGCCTGTGACGGCTTCGCGTGCGGCTGCCGGTGCCGGAGCGGCCCATCAGCGGCGCAAGCTGCCCGAAGCCGGCTACTATCGCTATCGCCGCGATGCTGAGTATCACGCCTTCAACCCTCTGGTAGTGCGCGCTCTGCAAAAGGTGGCTCAGAGTGGCGATCCCGAAGACTATCGCCGCTTTACTGAGCTGATTTATGGACGTCCGCCCACCAACATTCGTGATCTGCTCAGCTTCGTGCCACGCCAACCCATTCCCATTGAGGAAGTCGAGCCGGTCGAAACGATTCGGGCCCGCTTCGTGGTCTCGGCGATGTCGCTGGGAGCGCTCAGCCCCGAGGCCCATCGCACCATTGCTGCTGCCATGAACAGCATTGGCGGACGCAACAACACGGGTGAGGGTGGCGAAGATCCCGATTGGTACTATGAGCTATTGGAGGGCCATCCGGTCAGCAGCAAGATCAAGCAGGTGGCTTCGGCGCGCTTCGGCGTGACTACCGAGTACCTGGTGCGCGCCGAGGAGCTGGAGATCAAGATGGCCCAGGGTTCGAAGCCGGGTGAGGGTGGCCAGCTTCCGCCCAACAAGGTCACGCCCTTCATCGCGCGCCTGCGTCATACGGCGCCGGGCGTGCCGTTGATCTCGCCGCCGCCTCATCACGATATCTATAGCATCGAGGATCTGGCCCAGCTGATCTACGATCTGCGCCAGGTCAACCCGCGGGCGCGCATTGGCGTCAAGCTCGTGTCGAGCAAGGGTGTAGGAACCATTGCCGCTGGCGTAGCCAAGGCCCATGCCAACTACATCCATATTGCGGGCCACGATGGCGGCACCGGAGCCTCGCCGTTCCAGTCGATCAAGCATGCAGGTATCCCCTGGGAGCTTGGTCTGGCGGAGACGCAGCAGACGCTGGTGCGCAATGGCCTGCGCAGCCGTGTCCGGGTGCGCGTTGACGGCGGCCTCAAGACGGGGCGCGACGTGGTCATCGCGGCCATGCTGGGGGCCGATGAGTTCGGTTTCGGCACCGCCGTCATGGTTTCGCTCGGCTGCGACATGGCGCGTCAATGTCATCTGAATACCTGTCCGGCAGGCATAGCTACCCAGCGTGAGGATCTGCGCGCAAAGTACACGGGCCGACCGGAGATGGTCGTCAACTATCTGACCTTGCTGGCCCAGGAGGTGCGTGAGATCCTGGCTCAGCTCGGCGTGCGCCGTCTCGACGAGATCATCGGGCGGGCCGATTTGCTGCAGTGCCCCGAAGAGGTGAGCATCGAACTGGCGCCCATCCTGGCGACGCCGGCAGGCGGCTTTGTGGCTCCAGCTCCACCGCCGCCGGGTTCGCAGGTGGCAGCCCAGATTCTGAGCGAGGTTGAGCAGGCGCTGAATGGAGAGCGCAGCGTCTTTACGCAGCATAGCATTCAGAATGCCGACCGCACGGTTGGGGCCAGCCTGGCGGGAGAGATTGCACACCGCTATGGGAATAAGGGGCTGCCGGGTGTAAGCGTTACCTGCACCTTCCACGGCTCGGCGGGACAGAGCTTCGGCGCCTTCTGCGTGCCTGGCATGCGCCTGATCCTCAATGGCGAAGCCAACGACTATGTTGGCAAAGGCATGACCGGCGGCCAGATTGTGATCATGCCCCCACCGTCGGCGCGCTATCCTGCCCATAAGAATATCATCATGGGGAATGCGGTCCTTTACGGGGCCACAGGCGGCCAGCTCTTCGCCGCTGGCTGTGCGGGCGAGCGCTTTGCCGTGCGCAACAGCGGCGCCCTGGCCGTGGTTGAAGGAGTTGGGGCCCATGCCTGTGAGTACATGACCGGCGGCATGGTGGTGGTCCTCGGCAGCACGGGTATCAACTTCGGCGCCGGGATGTCCGCCGGTGTGGCCTATGTCCTCGATACCGAGGGCGCCTTCCCGCCGCGCTGTAATACCGAACTGGTCGAGCTGCAGCGCATCAACGATCCCGATGAGGCGGAGGCGCTGCGCAAGCTGATCGTCCTCCATCGCAAGAAGACCCATAGCTGGCGCGCGGCCCAGATCCTGGCCGAGTGGGACCATATGCAGCGCTTCTTCTGGCGTGTGGCGCCGCGCGAGCGCATGCAAACAGCCTGCGATTTCCTGGGAGCCTATCCCGAGGAGAAGCGTGACGCCGTGGGCAGTTAG